The following proteins are encoded in a genomic region of Musa acuminata AAA Group cultivar baxijiao chromosome BXJ2-11, Cavendish_Baxijiao_AAA, whole genome shotgun sequence:
- the LOC135627840 gene encoding uncharacterized protein LOC135627840 codes for MEDLSKYAHSPAHLAVARRDHAGLRRMVAALPRLPKAGEVTTEEESLAGELTADAVSAVIDRRDVPHRETPLHLAVRMRDPISAEILMSAGADWSLQNEHGWSALQEAVCTREDAIAMIIARHYQPLAWAKWCRRLPRIVSSIERILDFYMEITFHFESSVIPFISRIAPSDTYRIWKRGPNLRADMTLAGFDGFRIQRSDQTFLFLGQGAPAEDVHPPLPPGSLIVLAHKEKEITNALEGAGAKPTEAEVAHEVALMSQTNMYRPGIDVTQAELVPHLNWRRQERAEMVGNWKTKVYDMLNVMVSVKSRRVPGAMTDEELFTVDNDERIANGGDLDGELDDVLTPEERMQLDSALRMDNSQGLDESEGNSGALEGVENSESNGVTKERTSWFGWSNKRTSKNTGGEDADDVKNKHVKLCPENGHHKSESAKEMGDIKKGKEKGSKKKTGNESNKHESEFKKGVRPVLWLTPDFPLKTDELLPLLDILANKVKAVRRLRELLTTKLPQGTFPVKLAIPIVPTIRVLITFTKFEELQQSDEFSTPLSSPTHFQESKAKETEGSGSWYSWVKRSRGGQSSDSSEGRSCKDEIDPFHIPSDYTWIDATEKKRRMKAKKGKSKRGTNRKQSTRGSEDQQLLDGFE; via the exons ATGGAGGATCTCTCCAAGTACGCCCACAGTCCAGCCCACCTCGCCGTAGCACGAAGAGATCATGCAGGCCTCCGGCGGATGGTCGCGGCGCTCCCGCGCCTCCCCAAGGCTGGGGAGGTCACCACTGAGGAGGAGTCCCTCGCCGGCGAGCTCACGGCTGATGCCGTCTCCGCCGTCATCGATCGGCGTGACGTTCCGCACCGGGAAACCCCCCTCCACCTTGCTGTCCGGATGCGCGACCCCATCTCTGCGGAGATCCTCATGTCGGCTGGCGCCGATTGGTCCCTTCAGAATGAGCATGGATGGTCGGCGCTGCAGGAGGCTGTTTGCACCCGTGAGGATGCAATCGCTATGATCATCGCCCGCCACTACCAGCCCCTCGCTTGGGCCAAGTGGTGCCGCCGCCTCCCTCGCATTGTTTCTTCCATTGAGAGGATCCTGGATTTCTACATGGAGATCACCTTCCACTTCGAAAGCTCAGTGATCCCATTCATCAGCAGGATTGCACCATCTGATACTTATCGAATATGGAAGCGGGGTCCAAACCTTAGAGCTGACATGACGCTGGCCGGATTTGATGGCTTCAGAATCCAGCGTTCTGACCAGACATTCCTGTTTCTTGGTCAGGGTGCTCCGGCTGAGGATGTGCATCCACCACTGCCTCCTGGGTCTCTAATTGTGCTTGCTCACAAGGAGAAGGAGATCACAAATGCACTCGAAGGAGCTGGAGCCAAGCCCACAGAAGCAGAGGTGGCTCACGAGGTTGCTTTGATGTCTCAGACTAATATGTACAGGCCAGGTATTGACGTTACGCAAGCTGAACTTGTTCCTCACTTGAATTGGCGACGTCAGGAGAGGGCTGAAATGGTTGGGAATTGGAAAACTAAAGTCTATGATATGCTAAATGTAATGGTGAGTGTGAAATCAAGAAGGGTTCCTGGTGCTATGACTGATGAGGAGTTATTCACCGTTGACAATGATGAAAGGATAGCCAATGGTGGGGATCTTGATGGGGAGCTTGATGATGTATTGACACCCGAGGAGAGGATGCAGTTAGATTCAGCGCTTAGGATGGATAATTCACAGGGCTTAGATGAATCTGAGGGGAATAGTGGGGCATTGGAAGGTGTTGAGAACTCTGAATCCAATGGTGTAACCAAAGAGAGGACAAGCTGGTTTGGCTGGAGCAATAAAAGGACTTCCAAGAACACTGGAGGTGAGGATGCAGATGATGTAAAGAATAAACACGTGAAGTTGTGCCCAGAGAATGGTCATCATAAATCTGAATCAGCAAAGGAGATGGGAGATATTAAGAAGGGGAAAGAAAAAGGCAGTAAGAAGAAGACCGGAAATGAGTCTAATAAACATGAAAGTGAGTTCAAGAAGGGTGTGAGACCAGTTTTGTGGTTGACTCCAGACTTCCCTTTGAAAACAGATGAGCTTCTTCCTTTACTCGATATCTTAGCAAACAAGGTCAAAGCTGTGAGGAGGCTGAGGGAACTCTTGACCACAAAGCTCCCACAAGGCACATTTCCTGTCAAG TTAGCCATTCCCATCGTTCCTACCATTCGGGTTCTCATCACCTTTACAAAGTTTGAAGAGCTCCAGCAATCTGATGAATTTTCGACTCCACTTTCCAGCCCAACTCATTTCCAGGAAAGCAAAGCCAAAGAAACAGAGGGATCAGGTTCATGGTATTCATGGGTGAAACGAAGCCGAGGCGGGCAGTCTAGTGATAGCAGTGAAGGACGAAGCTGCAAAGATGAGATCGATCCTTTTCATATACCCTCGGATTATACTTGGATTGATGCCACTGAAAAGAAGCGCCGGATGAAGGCCAAGAAGGGCAAGAGCAAGCGAGGTACCAACAGAAAGCAATCCACCAGAGGTTCAGAAGATCAGCAACTATTGGATGGTTTCGAATAG
- the LOC135627433 gene encoding uncharacterized protein LOC135627433, whose amino-acid sequence MNQQDLDCVLVPAGLTIMLAYHLWLLRHIAKHPTETVIGINAINRDLGIMIQNSTKNGVLAIQTLRNNIMASTLLATTAIMLCSVIVYLMTNSGGNGSSSKHSGQDLVLGHRSKLGLSVELFSILVCFVFALLLNIEAVRYYSHVRILINVPLRGRRSPAHLDTVMNKGSYFWSGGLHAFYLSAACYWCASCTEEEKESSGGGGERMMESAVRG is encoded by the exons ATGAACCAACAAGATCTGGACTGCGTTCTGGTGCCGGCCGGCCTCACCATCATGTTGGCTTACCATCTATGGCTTCTCCGCCACATCGCTAAACACCCGACCGAGACTGTCATCGGCATCAACGCCATCAACCGAG ATCTTGGCATCATGATACAGAACTCGACTAAGAACGGAGTCCTGGCTATCCAAACCCTAAGGAACAACATAATGGCGTCGACGCTGTTAGCCACCACAGCGATCATGCTCTGCTCGGTGATCGTCTACCTAATGACCAACAGCGGCGGGAATGGAAGCTCAAGCAAGCACAGCGGACAGGACTTGGTGCTGGGCCACCGAAGCAAGCTGGGTCTCTCCGTCGAGCTGTTCTCCATCTTAGTCTGCTTTGTGTTCGCCTTGCTTCTAAACATCGAAGCCGTTCGGTACTACAGCCACGTTCGCATCCTCATCAACGTGCCTCTCCGGGGCCGGCGGTCACCGGCTCACCTCGATACAGTCATGAACAAGGGGAGCTATTTCTGGTCTGGTGGACTCCACGCCTTCTACCTCTCCGCTGCTTGCTACTGGTGTGCTTCCTGTaccgaggaggagaaagagagtagTGGTGGTGGCGGTGAGAGGATGATGGAAAGTGCGGTGAGAGGATGA